A genomic region of Corallococcus macrosporus contains the following coding sequences:
- a CDS encoding TonB-dependent receptor domain-containing protein yields MNPPTAFRRGALLALCLCATEALADARLEARRHFRNGMNLIEQKQFDEGIAELEEAYNIKPHPSVLYNIARAYQDAGRFDEALDRYKRYLATNPPDAANVQAQVTRLEATRQAAQAEAPAPGAEPGTSGTGTTGLPMPPPPPTSIQAQQQLASLMERLEKAVNRAESLTAQPQAPQRPAATPGPTSASSDNAGSGDTSGDEGLVPYEERVVTASRRAQSSLEAPNATTVITAEDIRLSGATTLPELLRRVPGADVMAMGVGSANVSLRGFNQRLANKVLVLVDGRTEYQDFLGLTVWAGLPIGLEEIDRIEVIRGPGSALYGANAMLGVINIITQAPGTGRRARFGAMAGGGNTVQGSFVSHGQNGALRYRASAAYRQEDKWSRDYASGRPDFALEGPADPDLGQRGARANLSTVYSFEEGREIGLSGGVHRYLTEIYPLGLLRNYYIDGLGAYAKADVELGAVKLKAFWNHLSGDAGPQYEAIGQRSLGIQVASNVFNGEALYARSFELAGEHQVNIGVEGRLKRVAFTYLDGLREEFHAAAFVQDEWRIVQPLRLIVSYRVDRHPLLDKGNPGIAQSPRLSAVFQPIEGHAFRASVATAFREPTFLESYTRLPVPVPGVNGVSLLTTGNRTLRPERLNALELGWRGESPRLGLDWDVALYQNTVKDLIALSPVQPLPAGESYDSGSGSYLLGRSLFTNEAAIYTARGVEAGINVSPIDGLGVKASAAYQHISSDLRDEGQCGTCSQTPAFRLFGGVTYRTRTDLEFGIEAAFTSSTTWVEREPSASDPTRVDLTANNLPAYTVVNARVGYTVVKDFVSVALQGSQLGGNHSEHPFGNRIERRVFANLTVTP; encoded by the coding sequence GTGAATCCCCCGACAGCCTTCCGACGTGGAGCGCTCCTCGCGCTGTGTCTTTGCGCGACCGAGGCCCTGGCGGACGCGCGCCTCGAAGCGCGCCGCCACTTCCGCAACGGCATGAACCTCATCGAGCAGAAGCAGTTCGATGAGGGCATCGCCGAACTGGAAGAGGCCTACAACATCAAGCCGCACCCCAGCGTCCTCTACAACATCGCCCGGGCGTACCAGGACGCGGGCCGGTTCGACGAAGCGTTGGACCGGTACAAGCGCTACCTGGCCACCAACCCGCCGGACGCCGCCAACGTGCAGGCCCAGGTGACGCGCCTGGAGGCCACGCGCCAGGCCGCGCAGGCGGAGGCCCCCGCCCCCGGCGCCGAACCCGGCACGTCGGGCACGGGCACCACCGGGCTGCCCATGCCCCCGCCGCCCCCCACGAGCATCCAGGCCCAGCAGCAGCTGGCCTCGCTCATGGAGCGGCTGGAGAAGGCCGTCAACCGCGCGGAGTCGCTCACCGCCCAGCCCCAGGCCCCGCAGCGGCCCGCGGCCACGCCGGGCCCCACCAGCGCCTCCAGCGACAACGCCGGCTCGGGTGACACCTCCGGCGACGAGGGCCTGGTGCCCTACGAGGAGCGCGTGGTGACGGCGAGCCGCCGCGCCCAGTCCTCGCTGGAAGCCCCCAACGCCACCACCGTCATCACGGCGGAGGACATCCGCCTGTCCGGCGCCACCACGCTGCCGGAGCTGCTGCGCCGCGTGCCCGGCGCGGACGTGATGGCCATGGGCGTGGGCAGCGCCAACGTCAGCCTGCGCGGCTTCAACCAGCGACTGGCCAACAAGGTGCTGGTGCTGGTGGACGGCCGCACCGAGTACCAGGACTTCCTCGGCCTCACGGTGTGGGCGGGGCTGCCCATCGGCCTGGAGGAAATCGACCGCATCGAGGTCATCCGCGGTCCGGGCAGCGCGCTGTACGGCGCCAACGCGATGCTGGGCGTCATCAACATCATCACCCAGGCCCCCGGCACCGGCCGGCGCGCGCGCTTCGGCGCCATGGCGGGCGGTGGCAACACCGTGCAGGGCTCCTTCGTCAGCCACGGCCAGAACGGCGCCCTGCGCTACCGCGCGTCCGCCGCCTACCGGCAGGAGGACAAGTGGAGCCGCGATTATGCGTCCGGCCGCCCGGACTTCGCGCTGGAGGGGCCCGCGGATCCGGACCTGGGCCAGCGCGGCGCTCGCGCCAACCTGTCCACCGTGTACTCGTTCGAGGAGGGCCGCGAGATCGGCCTCTCCGGTGGCGTGCACCGCTACCTCACGGAGATCTACCCGCTGGGCCTCTTGCGCAACTACTACATCGACGGCCTGGGCGCGTACGCCAAGGCCGACGTGGAGCTGGGCGCGGTGAAGCTCAAGGCGTTCTGGAACCACCTGTCCGGTGACGCGGGCCCGCAGTACGAGGCCATCGGGCAGCGCTCGCTGGGCATCCAGGTCGCGTCCAACGTGTTCAACGGCGAGGCGCTGTACGCGCGCAGCTTCGAGCTGGCCGGTGAGCACCAGGTGAACATCGGCGTGGAGGGGCGCCTGAAGCGCGTGGCCTTCACGTACCTGGACGGCCTGCGCGAGGAGTTCCACGCGGCGGCCTTCGTCCAGGACGAGTGGCGCATCGTGCAGCCCCTGCGCCTCATCGTCAGCTACCGCGTGGACCGCCACCCGCTGCTCGACAAGGGCAACCCGGGCATCGCGCAGTCGCCGCGCCTGTCCGCGGTGTTCCAGCCCATTGAAGGGCACGCCTTCCGCGCGTCCGTGGCCACCGCCTTCCGCGAGCCCACGTTCCTGGAGAGCTACACCCGGCTGCCCGTGCCCGTGCCGGGCGTCAACGGCGTGAGCCTCTTGACCACCGGCAACCGGACGCTGCGCCCGGAGCGCCTCAACGCGCTGGAGCTGGGCTGGCGCGGTGAGTCCCCGCGCCTGGGTCTGGACTGGGACGTGGCCCTCTACCAGAACACGGTGAAGGACCTCATCGCGCTATCGCCCGTGCAGCCCCTGCCCGCCGGCGAGTCCTACGACAGCGGCAGCGGCAGCTACCTCCTGGGCCGCTCGCTGTTCACCAACGAGGCCGCCATCTACACCGCGCGCGGCGTCGAGGCGGGCATCAACGTGTCCCCCATCGACGGCCTGGGCGTGAAGGCGAGCGCCGCGTACCAGCACATCAGCTCCGACCTGCGGGACGAGGGCCAGTGCGGCACGTGCAGCCAGACGCCGGCGTTCCGGCTCTTCGGCGGCGTCACCTACCGCACGCGCACGGACCTGGAGTTCGGCATCGAAGCGGCGTTCACGTCCTCCACCACCTGGGTGGAGCGCGAGCCCTCCGCGTCCGACCCGACGCGCGTGGACCTGACCGCCAACAACCTCCCCGCGTACACCGTCGTCAACGCCCGCGTGGGCTACACCGTGGTGAAGGACTTCGTCTCCGTGGCGCTGCAGGGCAGCCAGCTCGGCGGCAACCACTCGGAGCACCCCTTCGGCAACCGCATCGAGCGGCGCGTGTTCGCCAACCTCACGGTGACCCCATGA
- a CDS encoding BamA/TamA family outer membrane protein, which yields MPLSLPVLLLTVLAAAGGQTASENPGKPQDVAPPDAPVRSPDVEPSGVSNTEVAAPPPALSKDDASTKNYEEALIAWGLGEVERQVEPAPEGKVLEEVLVTAEEVVAPMDPYPSLLNIFHVRTRDDIVRQEVLIAPGQPYSEALVAESVRNLRKLGLFSVVRAVPVKGSAPDKVALLLVTKDLWSLRLNNEFSAVGSLLLYLRLQGTEQNFLGRGKKVALDFIMRLDTFSFGQSYTDRRVLGSRWSLTESAAVLINRDTGRAEGSRGSLVVSRPLYSLATPWSLSTSVAWNVETARQFRGADIWQLPFPDGDPVPYVYNTREVAAGATYTRSYGQRYKWNVGMGAGAYHYAYAAPLASRLSDAQADWFRRNYLPRAEDAGYANFSLSAFEARYDVLRNVDSYTLSEDFQLGHSVLATLRYAPPVFPSAAHFAEGGLSLRYRVHWGDALTTASAAASIRQQFSAQTPGAKEGWTNRRWAAELVQVSPRVLGGRFVARGLLDVNIDDLSDRVSLLGGSNGLRGAAVDAYSGKRLLLVNLEYRTAPLVVRTVHLGGVFFLDSGSAFNKRPEMVTTVGVGLRLLFPQFNVFPFRIDFGYVLNGDRPPVGSRLSLSSGQVTDYRPSFLDSP from the coding sequence GTGCCGCTCTCACTGCCCGTCCTGCTGCTCACCGTGCTCGCCGCGGCGGGCGGACAGACCGCGTCTGAAAATCCGGGCAAGCCCCAGGACGTCGCGCCGCCGGATGCGCCCGTGCGCTCGCCGGACGTCGAGCCGTCGGGCGTGTCGAACACGGAGGTCGCCGCGCCGCCGCCCGCGCTCTCCAAGGACGACGCGAGCACGAAGAACTACGAGGAGGCGCTCATCGCCTGGGGCCTGGGCGAGGTCGAGCGCCAGGTGGAGCCCGCGCCCGAGGGCAAGGTGCTGGAGGAGGTGCTCGTCACCGCCGAGGAAGTCGTCGCGCCGATGGATCCGTATCCATCGCTGCTCAACATCTTCCACGTCCGCACCCGCGACGACATCGTCCGCCAGGAGGTGCTCATCGCTCCGGGGCAGCCGTACTCGGAGGCGCTCGTCGCCGAGTCGGTGCGCAACCTGCGCAAGCTGGGGCTGTTCTCCGTCGTGCGCGCGGTGCCGGTGAAGGGCAGTGCTCCGGACAAGGTCGCGCTGCTGCTGGTGACGAAGGACCTGTGGTCGCTGCGGCTCAACAACGAGTTCTCCGCCGTGGGCTCGCTGCTGCTCTACCTGCGCTTGCAGGGCACGGAGCAGAACTTCCTGGGGCGCGGCAAGAAGGTGGCGCTGGACTTCATCATGCGCCTGGACACGTTCAGCTTCGGCCAGAGCTACACGGACCGGCGCGTGCTCGGCAGCCGGTGGTCGCTGACGGAGTCCGCGGCGGTGTTGATCAACCGCGACACGGGCCGCGCGGAGGGCTCGCGCGGAAGCCTCGTCGTCAGCCGGCCGCTGTACTCGCTGGCCACGCCGTGGAGCCTGAGCACGTCCGTGGCGTGGAACGTGGAAACCGCGCGCCAGTTCCGGGGCGCGGACATCTGGCAGCTCCCATTCCCGGACGGCGATCCCGTGCCGTACGTCTACAACACGCGCGAGGTGGCCGCGGGCGCCACGTACACGCGCTCCTACGGCCAGCGCTACAAGTGGAACGTGGGCATGGGCGCGGGGGCCTATCACTACGCCTACGCCGCGCCGCTGGCCTCGCGGTTGAGCGATGCGCAGGCGGACTGGTTCCGGCGCAACTACCTGCCGCGCGCGGAGGACGCGGGCTACGCGAACTTCTCCCTGAGCGCCTTCGAGGCCCGCTACGACGTGCTCCGCAACGTGGACTCGTACACGCTGTCGGAGGACTTCCAGTTGGGGCACTCGGTGCTGGCCACGCTGCGCTACGCGCCGCCGGTGTTCCCGTCCGCGGCGCACTTCGCGGAAGGGGGCCTGTCCCTGCGCTACCGCGTGCACTGGGGGGACGCGCTCACCACCGCGTCCGCGGCCGCGTCCATCCGCCAGCAGTTCAGCGCGCAGACGCCCGGCGCGAAGGAGGGCTGGACGAACCGCCGCTGGGCCGCGGAGCTGGTGCAGGTGTCGCCGCGCGTGCTCGGGGGGCGCTTCGTGGCGCGCGGCCTGCTGGACGTGAACATCGACGACCTGTCGGACCGCGTGAGCCTGCTGGGTGGCAGCAACGGCCTGCGCGGCGCGGCGGTGGATGCGTACTCCGGCAAGCGGCTGTTGCTGGTGAACCTGGAGTACCGCACCGCGCCGCTCGTCGTGCGCACGGTGCACCTGGGCGGGGTGTTCTTCCTCGACTCCGGCAGCGCCTTCAACAAGCGGCCGGAGATGGTGACCACCGTGGGCGTGGGCCTGCGGCTGCTGTTCCCCCAGTTCAACGTGTTCCCGTTCCGCATCGACTTCGGCTACGTGCTCAACGGCGACCGTCCTCCGGTGGGCAGCCGCCTGTCGCTCAGCAGCGGGCAGGTGACGGACTACCGGCCCTCGTTCCTCGACTCACCCTGA
- a CDS encoding response regulator, translating into MKAGPLSAPESAPSRPTGSTPTVRPAGSTGPQRVLLVDDSRSIRTLLKIYLMARSFEFLEAESAEEGLKVAEAEHVDLILTDFHMDGMNGADFAGQIRASTNARLSKVPILMMTGDPNVAEVRALGQKAGISAFVRKPVSCAQLMTLVDTILPLPRAAAK; encoded by the coding sequence ATGAAGGCCGGCCCCCTCTCCGCCCCCGAATCCGCGCCCTCCCGTCCCACGGGAAGCACGCCCACGGTCCGCCCGGCCGGGAGCACTGGCCCGCAGCGCGTGCTGCTGGTGGACGACAGCCGCTCCATCCGGACGCTGCTGAAGATCTACCTCATGGCCCGCAGCTTCGAGTTCCTGGAGGCCGAGTCCGCCGAGGAGGGCCTCAAGGTCGCCGAGGCGGAGCACGTGGACCTCATCCTCACCGACTTCCACATGGACGGGATGAACGGCGCGGACTTCGCCGGGCAGATCCGCGCCAGCACCAACGCCAGGCTGTCCAAGGTCCCCATCCTGATGATGACGGGCGACCCGAACGTGGCGGAGGTCCGCGCCCTGGGCCAGAAGGCCGGCATCAGCGCCTTCGTGCGCAAGCCGGTGAGCTGCGCGCAGCTCATGACGCTGGTGGACACCATCCTCCCGCTGCCCCGCGCCGCCGCGAAGTAG
- a CDS encoding imm11 family protein, which translates to MSQDAHVTPRYFKLTDDVTLPGRWELGTPVDALGQAHGSWLFMQGTPARVEGALHVPSYARGRALDFSLADAGAVPVVSQRVAEVLSRLAPGDVELFPVTMDDTPAPYFLVNVVRVMKCIDDTASGEVRYWMPEDGRPERVGTYQAVHRLRIDPARAGDAKVFRTWGWLIALIVSEDIKLALEAIEATGVQFKDVSPLR; encoded by the coding sequence ATGAGTCAGGATGCCCATGTGACGCCTCGGTACTTCAAGCTCACGGACGATGTGACACTTCCCGGCCGATGGGAGCTGGGGACCCCCGTCGATGCCCTGGGGCAGGCCCACGGCTCCTGGCTTTTCATGCAAGGCACTCCCGCGCGTGTGGAGGGGGCTCTACACGTTCCGTCCTACGCGCGGGGAAGGGCGCTCGACTTCTCGCTCGCGGATGCGGGCGCGGTTCCTGTCGTTTCCCAGCGGGTCGCGGAAGTGCTGTCTCGACTGGCCCCCGGAGACGTGGAGCTGTTTCCCGTGACGATGGATGACACCCCGGCCCCGTACTTCCTCGTCAACGTCGTGCGCGTCATGAAGTGCATCGACGACACAGCATCAGGCGAGGTTCGTTACTGGATGCCGGAGGATGGGAGGCCCGAGCGGGTCGGCACCTATCAAGCAGTTCATCGGCTGCGCATCGACCCAGCCAGGGCCGGGGACGCGAAGGTCTTCCGCACCTGGGGCTGGCTCATCGCGCTCATTGTCTCCGAGGACATCAAGCTTGCGCTGGAAGCCATCGAAGCCACGGGGGTGCAGTTCAAGGACGTGTCCCCTCTCCGCTGA
- a CDS encoding AHH domain-containing protein — MAHAAVIAWMLLVGTGCAASRSVLLSTDRGATRVHTPRRDVRPPALEEDAFVATVADLARTAPVSTHPLETARRLLAATPPSRPYAQVRGHLGLVSVQEPGRGHLQLTEAPAEELTAAYGRWCKRKALSGDCLHLLEHGPSLDEDGKRTLAFSIALDLVWDETGDALRGMTDREAVLSMIVTTSAMYLGLWLLPEPVSKGIAATMTAVLIAYLGVDTVWSLIHGWMRLAEAVAEATTFEALRDAGEQYGRVLGENAARAFVMLATAALGSTAETLAAKVPTLPGSAQASLVGVAQGGFRLGAAAQVESVAVSATGDILLTLAPGAVATGGPVDVPGPKHHIASDKFSTSTANGGPWTPRYQQLFDKAGMSLNAPENQVHVPGHKGPHPQEYHEEVFERLRLATSTCRTIQQCRVDLTEALRILAKELTTENSWLNKLVTRGGG; from the coding sequence ATGGCGCACGCAGCCGTCATCGCGTGGATGCTGCTCGTGGGAACAGGCTGTGCGGCATCCCGGAGCGTGCTGCTCAGCACGGACCGCGGCGCAACCCGTGTCCACACGCCGCGGCGGGACGTCCGGCCCCCGGCGCTGGAGGAAGACGCCTTCGTGGCCACGGTCGCGGACCTTGCACGAACCGCTCCTGTTTCCACGCATCCGCTGGAAACGGCTCGGCGGTTGCTGGCGGCGACGCCCCCTTCGCGTCCTTACGCCCAGGTGCGTGGACACCTTGGGCTCGTCTCAGTGCAGGAGCCAGGACGCGGACACCTCCAGCTCACCGAGGCTCCCGCCGAGGAACTGACAGCGGCGTATGGCCGTTGGTGCAAGCGCAAGGCGCTCTCCGGCGATTGCCTTCACCTGCTGGAGCACGGGCCCTCGCTCGACGAGGACGGCAAGCGCACGCTGGCCTTCTCCATCGCACTGGACTTGGTGTGGGACGAGACGGGGGACGCGCTGCGAGGCATGACGGATCGCGAGGCGGTGCTCTCGATGATCGTCACGACCAGCGCCATGTACCTGGGCCTGTGGCTGTTACCGGAGCCGGTGTCCAAGGGCATCGCGGCGACGATGACAGCAGTGCTCATCGCCTACCTGGGGGTCGACACGGTGTGGAGTCTCATCCACGGATGGATGCGGCTCGCGGAAGCGGTGGCGGAAGCCACGACCTTCGAGGCACTCCGAGACGCGGGTGAGCAGTACGGAAGGGTGCTGGGAGAGAACGCCGCGCGGGCCTTCGTCATGCTGGCCACGGCTGCCCTGGGCAGCACCGCGGAGACGCTGGCCGCGAAAGTGCCCACACTGCCCGGTTCCGCACAGGCCTCACTCGTGGGCGTGGCCCAAGGAGGCTTCCGACTGGGCGCGGCCGCACAGGTGGAGTCCGTGGCCGTGTCCGCGACGGGGGACATCCTCCTCACGCTGGCCCCGGGCGCGGTGGCGACCGGTGGGCCCGTGGACGTGCCTGGGCCGAAGCATCACATCGCGTCCGACAAGTTCAGCACGTCCACCGCGAACGGAGGCCCGTGGACACCGCGCTACCAACAACTCTTCGACAAGGCGGGCATGTCCCTGAATGCCCCTGAGAACCAGGTTCACGTTCCGGGGCACAAGGGGCCTCATCCGCAGGAGTACCACGAGGAGGTCTTTGAACGGTTGAGGCTCGCGACCAGCACATGCCGGACGATTCAGCAGTGCCGGGTCGACCTGACGGAGGCGCTGAGGATCCTCGCGAAGGAACTCACCACGGAGAACTCCTGGCTCAACAAGCTGGTCACCCGGGGTGGTGGATGA
- a CDS encoding UPF0489 family protein, whose protein sequence is MNSKDDDALRHLRLAGVVRLGLGGGRGPTDAYVFDPHRLALPAWACALGDAGLPALLVTLDRHLDIVVPERPGDMPDRSAGLRALDEHARWRLDVRNYDHIVAAMEANLVGDALIIARTRPRGSFAGDTYVDTRGRSHRIVSVTTVDRAAEAYLHPGPTDAVRDVLEAASAVLLDVDLDCFTSLSDADPTTVLPWPKAVIREFLLPPDSEPFWDAVLGKAVALTLAREPHHCGGLLASGELFRDVAEVLFRELLRVEPP, encoded by the coding sequence ATGAATTCGAAAGATGACGACGCCCTGCGCCACCTGCGCCTCGCGGGCGTGGTGCGGCTGGGGCTGGGTGGTGGCCGGGGCCCGACGGATGCCTACGTGTTCGACCCGCACCGGCTCGCGCTGCCCGCGTGGGCCTGTGCCCTGGGCGACGCGGGGCTCCCTGCCCTGCTCGTCACGCTGGACCGGCACCTGGACATCGTCGTGCCTGAGCGCCCCGGCGACATGCCGGACCGCTCCGCCGGCCTGCGCGCGCTGGACGAGCACGCGCGGTGGCGCCTGGACGTGCGCAACTACGACCACATCGTCGCGGCGATGGAGGCGAACCTCGTGGGCGACGCGCTGATCATCGCGCGCACCCGGCCCCGGGGCTCCTTCGCAGGGGACACGTACGTGGACACGCGGGGCCGCTCGCACCGCATCGTGTCGGTGACGACCGTGGACCGCGCGGCGGAGGCGTACCTGCACCCCGGCCCCACGGACGCGGTGCGCGACGTGCTGGAGGCCGCGTCCGCCGTGCTGCTGGACGTGGACCTGGACTGCTTCACCAGCCTGAGCGACGCGGACCCCACCACCGTGCTGCCGTGGCCGAAGGCCGTCATCCGCGAGTTCCTCCTGCCCCCCGACTCGGAGCCCTTCTGGGACGCGGTGCTGGGCAAGGCCGTGGCGCTCACGCTGGCGCGGGAGCCGCACCACTGCGGCGGGCTGCTCGCGTCCGGTGAGCTGTTCCGCGACGTGGCGGAGGTCCTCTTCCGCGAGCTGCTGCGCGTCGAGCCGCCCTGA
- a CDS encoding sulfite oxidase heme-binding subunit YedZ yields MASSKLPWLNPAIAVGGLAPLVQLAVLGARGELGANGIEFALNQTGLFALAVLIASLACTPVRLVTGWTWPARIRRTLGLLAFTYAAAHFLTYSVLDHRLDVRAMAEDVFTRPFITVGFTALMLLVPLAVTSTNKWVRRLGFPTWQRLHRLAYVAAVLGVVHFVWRVKKDVTEPVLYGAVLALLFAVRVGEAVRKRRALAQQRPA; encoded by the coding sequence ATGGCCTCCTCCAAGCTCCCCTGGCTGAACCCCGCCATCGCCGTCGGAGGCCTGGCGCCGCTCGTGCAGCTCGCGGTGCTGGGGGCCCGGGGTGAGCTGGGGGCCAACGGCATCGAGTTCGCCCTCAACCAGACGGGCCTCTTCGCGCTGGCGGTGCTCATCGCGTCGCTGGCGTGCACGCCCGTGCGGCTGGTGACGGGCTGGACGTGGCCCGCGCGCATCCGCCGCACGCTGGGCCTCCTGGCCTTCACCTACGCGGCGGCGCACTTCCTCACGTACTCCGTGCTGGATCACCGCCTGGACGTGCGCGCCATGGCGGAGGACGTCTTCACCCGGCCCTTCATCACCGTGGGCTTCACCGCGCTGATGCTGCTGGTGCCGCTGGCCGTCACGTCCACCAACAAGTGGGTGCGCAGGCTGGGCTTCCCCACGTGGCAGCGCCTGCACCGGCTGGCCTACGTGGCCGCGGTGCTGGGCGTGGTGCACTTCGTGTGGCGGGTGAAGAAGGACGTCACGGAGCCGGTGCTCTACGGGGCCGTCCTGGCGCTGCTGTTCGCCGTGCGCGTGGGAGAGGCCGTGCGCAAGCGGCGGGCGCTGGCTCAGCAGCGCCCGGCCTGA
- a CDS encoding serine/threonine-protein kinase produces MIESDAPRSKGAPADVPDPLLGRILNERFRILETLGAGGMGRVYKAMQAPLDRLVALKVLNPQYSGEGKDPGFQKRFFLEASVTAKLRHPNTVTVIDYGKTEDGIYYIAMEYLEGLTLSQLLTQEGPLPWERALAIGQQVARSLREAHKVGLIHRDLKPANVMILNQEADHDVVKVLDFGLVKSFTGDAAMKEDTTLTQAGVILGSPQYMAPEQARNIADPRSDVYSLGVVLYQTLMGRPPFQAAQSIDVIVKHINDPPPPFHTVWPDHNVPAEVESLVMKCLAKRPVDRYASMDAVLQGMRTAASASGVSGVFATRTGLNAVGSGPHSGPHSGIHSGAHSALGSGPTPAPNTMALDISVDEAGGLPQKKSNKGLGIALFGVSLLLGLVAAGLIVLRGAQNPPVEPAVTAPVARAPVAAPPPAAVEKAPAAQPAATPLRPVRFDVDSEPQGAEVLVDGKVRGTTPMTITRTPDGPGLAELQVTFALDGYQSQSKTFAGEPGHTVPATIKLSRIKKQPGPKPPKAPSSQYKDDPYQ; encoded by the coding sequence ATGATCGAAAGCGATGCCCCCCGCAGCAAGGGCGCGCCCGCCGACGTGCCGGATCCCCTGCTCGGGCGGATCCTCAACGAGCGCTTCCGCATCCTGGAGACGCTTGGCGCCGGAGGCATGGGCCGCGTCTACAAGGCCATGCAGGCGCCGCTGGACCGGCTGGTGGCGCTCAAGGTCCTCAACCCGCAGTACAGCGGCGAGGGCAAGGACCCGGGCTTCCAGAAGCGCTTCTTCCTGGAGGCCAGCGTCACCGCGAAGCTGCGGCACCCGAACACCGTCACCGTCATCGACTACGGCAAGACGGAAGACGGCATCTACTACATCGCCATGGAGTACCTGGAGGGGCTGACGCTGTCGCAGCTGCTCACCCAGGAAGGCCCGCTGCCATGGGAGCGCGCGCTCGCCATCGGCCAGCAGGTGGCCCGCTCGCTGCGCGAGGCGCACAAGGTCGGTCTCATCCACCGCGACCTCAAGCCCGCCAACGTGATGATCCTCAACCAGGAGGCGGACCACGACGTGGTCAAGGTCCTGGACTTCGGCCTGGTGAAGTCGTTCACCGGCGACGCCGCCATGAAGGAGGACACCACCCTCACGCAGGCGGGCGTCATCCTGGGCTCGCCGCAGTACATGGCGCCGGAGCAGGCGCGCAACATCGCGGATCCGCGCAGCGACGTGTACAGCCTGGGCGTGGTGCTCTACCAGACGCTGATGGGCCGGCCGCCCTTCCAGGCGGCGCAGAGCATCGACGTCATCGTCAAGCACATCAACGACCCGCCGCCGCCCTTCCACACCGTCTGGCCGGACCACAACGTGCCCGCGGAGGTGGAGTCGCTGGTGATGAAGTGCCTGGCCAAGCGCCCCGTGGACCGCTACGCGTCCATGGACGCCGTGCTCCAGGGCATGCGCACCGCGGCCTCCGCGTCCGGCGTCAGCGGCGTGTTCGCCACGCGCACCGGCCTCAACGCGGTGGGCTCCGGCCCCCACAGCGGTCCGCACAGCGGCATCCACAGCGGGGCCCACTCCGCGCTGGGCTCCGGCCCCACGCCCGCGCCCAACACCATGGCGCTGGACATCTCCGTGGACGAGGCCGGCGGCCTCCCGCAGAAGAAGTCCAACAAGGGGCTGGGCATCGCCCTGTTCGGGGTGTCCCTGCTGCTGGGCCTGGTCGCCGCGGGCCTCATCGTGCTGCGAGGCGCCCAGAATCCCCCCGTGGAGCCGGCCGTCACCGCTCCCGTGGCGCGCGCGCCCGTCGCGGCGCCGCCGCCCGCCGCCGTCGAGAAGGCCCCGGCGGCGCAGCCCGCGGCCACGCCCCTCCGGCCCGTCCGCTTCGACGTGGACAGCGAGCCGCAGGGCGCGGAGGTGCTGGTCGACGGCAAGGTGCGCGGCACCACGCCCATGACCATCACCCGCACTCCGGACGGACCGGGCCTCGCGGAGCTGCAGGTGACGTTCGCGCTGGACGGCTACCAGTCCCAGAGCAAGACCTTCGCGGGTGAGCCGGGGCACACCGTCCCCGCGACCATCAAGCTGAGTCGCATCAAGAAGCAGCCGGGACCCAAGCCCCCCAAGGCCCCGAGCTCCCAGTACAAGGACGATCCGTACCAGTGA
- a CDS encoding cobalamin-binding protein → MNAQLSALLSSAPRHPRRVVCLTEETTEVLYRIGAGDLVVGVSGFTVRPPEARKKPRVSSFLDANFERILELKPDLVLGFSDLQADIGRELCKRGVPVYLFNQRSLAEILQAVRLTGALVGRAEPAEALALELEKNLERHSDAAQSLPKRPRIFFEEWHEPLISGIRWCSELVEVVGGVDVCQESRASQGAKGRIFEPEEVARRDPEGVIASWCGRKAKREKIASRPGWAGVRAVLDDQLYEVRSSYILQPGPAALSDGVEQLARIVAAVAKGEKLPMARPGDLRTALT, encoded by the coding sequence ATGAATGCCCAGCTGTCCGCGCTGTTGTCGTCAGCGCCGCGCCATCCGCGGCGGGTGGTGTGCCTGACGGAGGAGACGACGGAGGTGCTCTACCGCATCGGCGCGGGGGACCTGGTCGTCGGGGTGTCGGGGTTCACGGTGCGTCCGCCGGAGGCGCGCAAGAAGCCCCGGGTCAGCTCGTTCCTGGACGCGAACTTCGAGCGCATCCTGGAGCTCAAGCCGGACCTGGTGCTGGGCTTCAGCGACCTGCAGGCGGACATCGGCCGGGAGCTCTGCAAGCGCGGGGTGCCGGTGTACCTGTTCAACCAGCGCTCGCTCGCGGAGATATTGCAGGCGGTGCGGCTCACCGGGGCGCTGGTGGGCCGGGCGGAACCCGCGGAGGCGCTCGCGCTGGAGCTGGAGAAGAACCTGGAGCGTCACTCGGACGCGGCGCAGTCGCTGCCGAAGCGGCCGCGCATCTTCTTCGAGGAGTGGCACGAGCCGCTCATCTCCGGCATCCGCTGGTGCTCGGAGCTGGTGGAGGTGGTGGGTGGGGTGGACGTGTGCCAGGAGTCGCGCGCGTCACAGGGAGCGAAGGGCCGCATCTTCGAGCCGGAGGAGGTGGCGAGGCGCGACCCGGAGGGCGTCATCGCCAGTTGGTGCGGGCGCAAGGCGAAGCGCGAGAAGATCGCCTCGCGGCCGGGCTGGGCGGGCGTGCGCGCGGTGCTGGATGATCAGCTCTACGAAGTGAGGAGCTCCTACATCCTCCAGCCGGGGCCGGCGGCGCTGTCGGACGGCGTGGAGCAGCTGGCCCGCATCGTGGCGGCGGTCGCGAAGGGGGAGAAGCTGCCCATGGCCCGGCCGGGGGACCTGCGCACCGCGCTCACGTGA